A window from Pseudonocardia cypriaca encodes these proteins:
- a CDS encoding winged helix-turn-helix transcriptional regulator codes for MPTSRSYRDSCAIARALDVVGERWALLVVRELLLAPQRFSELRHALPHVSSNLLADRLRELERNGVIHRPAATEGPRAYELTERGRKLEAVLLALSDWGMDAPQPPPPSALSATSVLIFLRSAARPDPAAPPTNCRLELDGRVWTVRLESGRVQVQPGEPATAAASLRTDPGTLSALLTDPATLATACADGSAAVVGDPSAIERLLHSVTDATAGTPADHEHPVSTAP; via the coding sequence ATGCCGACCAGCCGTAGCTATCGCGACTCCTGCGCGATCGCCCGGGCCCTCGACGTCGTCGGGGAGCGATGGGCCCTGCTCGTCGTCCGCGAGCTGCTACTGGCGCCCCAACGCTTCTCGGAGCTGCGGCATGCTCTGCCCCACGTCAGCTCGAACCTGCTCGCAGACCGGCTCCGAGAGCTCGAGCGCAACGGGGTGATCCACCGACCGGCAGCCACGGAAGGGCCGCGGGCCTACGAGCTGACCGAACGGGGCCGGAAGCTGGAAGCGGTCCTGCTGGCCCTGAGCGACTGGGGGATGGACGCCCCGCAACCCCCGCCGCCGAGCGCGCTCAGTGCCACGTCGGTGCTGATCTTCCTGCGAAGTGCCGCTCGTCCCGACCCCGCTGCGCCGCCGACGAACTGCCGTCTCGAGCTCGACGGTCGGGTGTGGACGGTCCGCCTCGAGTCCGGACGGGTTCAGGTGCAGCCCGGCGAACCTGCGACGGCGGCCGCTTCGCTCCGCACGGACCCCGGGACGCTCAGCGCCCTGCTGACCGATCCGGCCACCCTCGCGACCGCATGCGCCGACGGCAGCGCGGCCGTCGTAGGAGATCCGTCAGCCATCGAACGGCTGCTGCACTCGGTCACCGACGCCACTGCGGGAACCCCCGCCGACCACGAGCACCCGGTGAGTACGGCGCCATGA
- a CDS encoding DUF202 domain-containing protein, producing the protein MSDGGRRFDPGLQPERTALAWRRTGLAVAVGAIAGTRVLFPTLGVGAVVVGLLGLGLAALLVLGSTRRARRAEACLLQDGNLVSGPGGRLVAAVCVASTAIGVAALVAVVGPHL; encoded by the coding sequence ATGAGCGACGGGGGCCGGCGGTTCGATCCCGGGCTGCAGCCGGAACGCACGGCGCTGGCCTGGCGGCGCACCGGGCTGGCCGTGGCCGTCGGGGCGATCGCGGGCACCCGTGTGCTCTTCCCGACGCTGGGAGTGGGAGCGGTCGTGGTCGGATTGCTCGGGCTGGGCCTGGCCGCGCTGCTCGTCCTCGGCTCGACGCGCCGCGCACGCCGTGCAGAGGCCTGCCTCCTGCAGGACGGCAACCTGGTCTCCGGCCCTGGCGGGCGGCTGGTGGCGGCGGTGTGCGTGGCCTCCACGGCCATCGGGGTCGCGGCGCTGGTCGCGGTGGTGGGACCGCACCTATAG
- a CDS encoding SDR family NAD(P)-dependent oxidoreductase yields MTPADSSPDAPAENTTDHRVALVTGASSGIGLATARRLHRDGARVAISARDPDRLRLAAASIGDDVIAVPADVTEEADLDRLMATVARALGPIDVLFVNAGLKRFASLTDVTEELFDEVFATNTKGAYFTVRAALPHLEDGASIVLCGLAPVDPAWRRPGTSVYTASKAALRSFTRTTAAELAHRRIRVNTVNPGAIDVSGPTYLPPDAMVERMRRTADATPMKRLGRPEEIAAVVAFLASDDASYITGQQITVDGGLS; encoded by the coding sequence ATGACGCCAGCGGACTCGTCTCCCGACGCCCCCGCCGAGAACACCACCGACCACCGGGTGGCCCTGGTCACCGGCGCCAGCAGCGGTATCGGCCTCGCCACCGCGCGCAGGCTGCACCGCGACGGCGCTCGCGTGGCGATCAGCGCGCGTGACCCCGATCGGCTCCGCCTCGCCGCCGCTTCCATCGGCGATGACGTCATAGCCGTTCCCGCCGACGTCACCGAGGAGGCCGACCTCGACCGCCTCATGGCCACCGTCGCTCGGGCACTCGGCCCGATCGACGTCCTGTTCGTCAATGCAGGCCTCAAGAGGTTCGCGTCCCTGACCGACGTCACCGAGGAACTCTTCGACGAGGTCTTCGCCACCAACACCAAAGGCGCCTACTTCACCGTGCGCGCCGCCCTGCCCCACCTCGAGGACGGGGCATCGATCGTCCTCTGCGGCCTCGCTCCCGTCGATCCTGCCTGGCGCCGTCCCGGAACCAGCGTCTACACGGCTTCCAAAGCCGCGCTCCGGTCGTTCACCAGGACCACCGCGGCCGAGCTCGCCCACCGGCGGATCCGCGTGAACACCGTCAACCCGGGGGCCATCGACGTGTCCGGGCCCACCTACCTCCCACCCGACGCGATGGTCGAGCGGATGCGCCGGACAGCGGACGCGACACCGATGAAGCGGCTCGGCAGACCCGAGGAGATAGCCGCCGTCGTCGCGTTCCTCGCGTCCGATGACGCGTCCTACATCACCGGCCAGCAGATCACCGTTGACGGCGGGCTGTCGTGA
- a CDS encoding MFS transporter, with protein MMQTSTGPAALSRSKTNLALATLFLGMFVLGSGELLVVGLLNLIAADLQVPIPTAGVLVAAYALGLAIGGPILTALTIRLDKRTILIATVVLVIVLTLVPVLTTSFGLFVAARTVIGALHGLFVAVGFVLAMSIVPPERGGRAISVVVSGLFVSTALGVPLGTLVGQVLGWRGSFTAVAVLSVVALIATLLLIPSMPSTGGGAGSQAKYAFAPRVLAALAVNVVAFAAVYSALTYIVPFLESVTGISGAVISVFLLAYGAATAAGSFAGGRFADQNAARTLVVGSIGVAVSLLVLHLVGTIPVLVALALLAFGLFAMGMVPSMQYRVVVLAGPGAQLASSLPASAANVGIALGAFAGGVAIGTFSASSAVITGLIIAVISIPVAWAAGFLKPPVVADATVPAVATPEPA; from the coding sequence ATGATGCAGACGAGTACTGGGCCGGCCGCGCTGAGTCGCAGCAAGACGAACCTCGCTCTGGCCACGCTGTTCCTGGGGATGTTCGTGCTGGGCAGCGGCGAGCTGCTCGTCGTCGGCCTGCTGAACCTGATCGCCGCCGACCTCCAGGTGCCCATCCCGACGGCCGGCGTACTGGTGGCCGCCTACGCGTTGGGCCTGGCGATCGGCGGCCCGATCCTGACCGCGCTGACGATCAGGCTGGACAAGCGGACGATCCTGATCGCCACGGTCGTCCTGGTCATCGTCCTCACGCTGGTCCCGGTGCTGACCACCAGCTTCGGCCTGTTCGTCGCGGCACGTACCGTCATCGGAGCGCTGCACGGCCTGTTCGTGGCCGTCGGCTTCGTGCTGGCGATGTCGATCGTCCCGCCGGAACGCGGTGGCCGGGCGATCTCCGTGGTCGTCTCCGGGCTCTTCGTGTCGACCGCTCTCGGCGTGCCGCTGGGCACGCTGGTCGGTCAGGTGCTCGGCTGGCGCGGCTCGTTCACGGCGGTCGCCGTGCTCAGCGTGGTCGCCCTGATCGCCACGCTGTTGCTGATCCCGTCCATGCCCAGCACCGGTGGCGGCGCGGGCAGCCAGGCCAAGTACGCGTTCGCGCCGCGGGTGCTCGCCGCGCTGGCCGTGAACGTCGTGGCGTTCGCGGCGGTCTACTCGGCCCTCACGTACATCGTGCCGTTCCTGGAGAGCGTCACCGGCATCTCCGGTGCGGTGATCAGCGTGTTCCTCCTGGCCTACGGTGCGGCCACCGCGGCGGGCTCGTTCGCAGGCGGCCGGTTCGCCGACCAGAACGCCGCGCGCACCCTGGTCGTCGGCTCCATCGGCGTAGCGGTCTCCCTGCTGGTGCTCCACCTCGTCGGCACGATCCCCGTGCTCGTGGCGCTTGCGCTGCTCGCCTTCGGCCTGTTCGCCATGGGCATGGTGCCCTCGATGCAGTACCGCGTGGTGGTCCTGGCAGGCCCGGGAGCACAGCTGGCGTCCTCGCTGCCCGCGTCCGCGGCCAACGTGGGCATCGCGTTGGGCGCGTTCGCCGGTGGCGTGGCGATCGGCACCTTCTCCGCCTCGTCGGCCGTGATCACCGGCCTGATCATCGCGGTGATCTCCATCCCGGTCGCATGGGCCGCCGGCTTCCTGAAGCCCCCGGTGGTCGCGGACGCGACGGTGCCCGCGGTGGCGACCCCCGAACCTGCCTAG
- a CDS encoding MFS transporter has product MSVEAMSPPRFSGKQRIILLVLLGAGFMVSVDFSILNVALPETGAGIGMEVAQLPWITAAYALPSAGFALLFGRFADLFGRRKLFMASMVVLTVASLLGGFATTPEVLLAARALQGLATAMALPAALSLLTTTFAEGAIRDRALGLNGALLSGGFTIGALVGGALVSLLSWRAAFLINVPVTVLILVATPFVISESRMPERVKLDLPGAVTVTGGLLAVVYAIIERSVVAAVVGLVLLAAFWMIERRAAAPLTPVRTLARPTVKWGNFAGLVVFSMETAMIFMLTLYLQNVLELSPLVTGLIFGVPGLAAVLAGPFAGRSIGRHGPRKVLTAGMAVQGLATLPLIFLGGERIGLALLIPALFISFFGHVTAIVAYTITGTSGLPDDEQGLATGLTSMTQQVGITVGIPVLSAIAATQASELPGIHLALIVNVVVTLAAAALVWFGLGRRGAPVTGTPAAP; this is encoded by the coding sequence GTGTCCGTCGAAGCGATGTCGCCGCCGCGGTTCAGCGGCAAGCAGCGGATCATCCTGCTGGTCCTGCTCGGCGCCGGGTTCATGGTGTCCGTCGACTTCTCGATCCTGAACGTCGCGTTGCCGGAGACGGGCGCCGGCATCGGGATGGAGGTGGCCCAGCTGCCGTGGATCACAGCTGCTTACGCGTTGCCGTCGGCGGGCTTCGCGCTGCTGTTCGGCCGGTTCGCGGACCTGTTCGGCCGCCGCAAGCTGTTCATGGCCAGCATGGTGGTGCTTACCGTGGCCTCGTTGCTCGGTGGCTTCGCGACGACCCCCGAGGTACTGCTGGCCGCCCGCGCGCTGCAGGGCCTCGCCACCGCGATGGCGCTCCCCGCAGCGTTGTCCCTGCTCACCACCACCTTCGCGGAAGGTGCGATCCGCGACCGCGCACTCGGCCTCAACGGCGCGCTGCTCTCCGGTGGCTTCACCATCGGCGCGCTGGTCGGCGGCGCGCTGGTCAGCCTGCTGAGCTGGCGGGCCGCATTCCTGATCAACGTCCCCGTCACCGTGCTGATCCTCGTGGCCACCCCGTTCGTGATCAGCGAGAGCCGCATGCCCGAGCGCGTGAAGCTGGACCTGCCCGGTGCGGTCACCGTGACCGGCGGTCTCCTGGCCGTCGTCTACGCGATCATCGAGCGCAGCGTCGTCGCGGCCGTGGTCGGCCTGGTGCTGCTGGCCGCGTTCTGGATGATCGAACGGCGGGCGGCCGCGCCGCTCACCCCGGTCCGCACCCTCGCCCGCCCGACCGTCAAGTGGGGCAACTTCGCCGGCCTCGTCGTGTTCAGCATGGAGACGGCGATGATCTTCATGCTGACGCTGTACCTCCAGAACGTCCTCGAGCTCAGCCCCCTCGTGACCGGTCTGATCTTCGGTGTACCGGGCCTGGCGGCGGTGCTCGCAGGCCCGTTCGCCGGCCGTTCCATCGGCCGCCACGGCCCCCGCAAGGTGCTGACGGCGGGCATGGCCGTGCAGGGGCTCGCCACGCTCCCGCTGATCTTCCTCGGCGGAGAGCGCATCGGGTTGGCCCTCCTGATCCCCGCGCTGTTCATCAGCTTCTTCGGGCACGTCACGGCCATCGTGGCCTACACCATCACCGGCACCTCGGGCCTGCCGGACGACGAACAGGGCCTCGCCACCGGTCTCACCTCCATGACCCAGCAGGTCGGCATCACCGTCGGCATCCCGGTCCTGAGCGCGATCGCCGCCACCCAGGCGTCCGAGCTGCCCGGGATCCACCTGGCGCTGATCGTGAACGTGGTCGTGACGCTCGCCGCCGCCGCACTCGTCTGGTTCGGGCTGGGCCGACGCGGTGCGCCGGTCACGGGAACGCCCGCAGCTCCCTGA
- a CDS encoding glycoside hydrolase family 13 protein produces the protein MSTPVEEQDAVRGWWRDAVVYQIYLRSFADGNGDGIGDIAGIRARLSYLRGLGVDALWINPWYPSPMADGGYDVADYRGIEPVFGTTEEAFALIEEAHALGLRVLLDIVPNHTSDQHPWFRAALASPPGSPERGRYHFRAGRGPDGELPPNDWRSVFGGPAWTRTPDGEWYLHLFDAGQPDLNWADERVHAEFESILRFWFDRGVDGFRIDVAHGLAKSESMPDIGLAEGDPLPPPGRPGHPHWDLDEVHEIYRAWRKIADSYPDPRVFVAEAWVFDAPHRLARYVRSDELHTAFNFDFLRIPWDADALRQTIDDSIGAVTAVGAPATWVLSNHDVVRHVSRLGRPFIPGAFQLVDLPPIETLDRQLGVRRARAAALLMFALPGGAYVYQGDELGLWEIEDLPEDTLQDPTWVRSGHTDRGRDGSRVPLPWSGTAPPFGFSPEGTSAQPWLPQPADFATVTVELQERDPDSMLGLYRQALALRRAHAELGDGELNWLPSAPGVLAFSRGSGFSCWVNLSPASVPLPPGAEVLLASGPLPTDGTLPVDVAVWLDASADTRPS, from the coding sequence ATGAGCACGCCGGTTGAAGAGCAGGACGCGGTGCGGGGCTGGTGGCGGGACGCGGTCGTCTACCAGATCTACCTCCGCAGCTTCGCGGACGGCAACGGTGACGGGATCGGCGACATCGCCGGTATCCGCGCACGGCTGAGCTACCTGCGAGGCCTCGGCGTCGACGCGTTGTGGATCAACCCCTGGTATCCGTCGCCGATGGCGGACGGCGGGTACGACGTCGCCGACTACCGAGGGATCGAGCCGGTGTTCGGCACCACCGAGGAAGCGTTCGCGCTGATCGAGGAGGCGCACGCGCTCGGGCTGCGGGTACTGCTCGACATCGTGCCCAACCACACCTCCGACCAGCACCCGTGGTTCCGGGCGGCGCTCGCGAGCCCGCCCGGTTCCCCGGAACGGGGCCGGTACCACTTCCGGGCAGGCCGCGGCCCGGACGGCGAGCTGCCGCCCAACGACTGGCGCAGCGTGTTCGGCGGTCCTGCGTGGACTCGCACCCCGGACGGCGAGTGGTACCTGCACCTGTTCGACGCCGGGCAGCCGGACCTGAACTGGGCGGACGAACGGGTGCACGCGGAGTTCGAGTCGATCCTGCGGTTCTGGTTCGACCGCGGTGTCGACGGGTTCCGCATCGACGTCGCGCACGGGCTGGCCAAGAGCGAGAGCATGCCCGACATCGGGCTCGCCGAGGGGGACCCCCTGCCTCCGCCCGGCCGGCCGGGGCACCCGCACTGGGACCTCGACGAGGTGCACGAGATCTACCGCGCCTGGCGGAAGATCGCCGACTCCTACCCGGACCCGCGCGTGTTCGTCGCGGAAGCGTGGGTCTTCGATGCACCCCACCGGCTCGCCCGCTACGTGCGCTCCGACGAGTTGCACACCGCGTTCAACTTCGACTTCCTGCGGATCCCGTGGGACGCCGACGCCCTGCGACAGACGATCGACGACTCGATCGGGGCGGTCACGGCGGTGGGTGCCCCCGCCACCTGGGTGCTGTCCAACCACGACGTGGTGCGGCACGTGTCGCGGTTGGGTCGCCCGTTCATCCCGGGCGCCTTCCAGCTGGTGGACCTGCCGCCGATCGAGACGCTCGACCGCCAGCTCGGCGTGCGCCGCGCACGGGCCGCCGCGCTGCTGATGTTCGCGCTACCCGGGGGCGCCTACGTCTACCAGGGCGACGAGCTGGGCCTCTGGGAGATCGAGGACCTACCCGAGGACACCCTGCAGGACCCGACCTGGGTCCGTTCAGGGCACACCGACCGCGGCCGCGACGGTTCTCGAGTGCCACTGCCCTGGTCCGGCACCGCGCCGCCGTTCGGGTTCAGCCCAGAAGGCACGTCCGCGCAGCCGTGGCTCCCGCAGCCTGCAGACTTCGCCACGGTCACCGTCGAACTGCAGGAGCGGGACCCCGACTCCATGCTCGGGTTGTACCGGCAGGCACTTGCGCTGCGCCGCGCGCACGCGGAGCTCGGCGACGGGGAGCTGAACTGGCTGCCGAGCGCGCCGGGCGTGCTCGCGTTCTCGCGGGGCTCCGGTTTCAGCTGCTGGGTGAACCTGTCGCCGGCGTCGGTCCCGCTCCCGCCCGGCGCCGAGGTGTTGCTCGCGAGCGGGCCGCTCCCGACCGACGGGACGCTACCGGTGGACGTGGCGGTCTGGCTCGACGCGT
- a CDS encoding SDR family oxidoreductase yields MDLQLTGKTAVVTGGSKGIGLAVVRTLIDEGMRVVTGSRTITPGLKETGAVPLTVDLTTAEGPAELIDGALHELGAIDLLVNNVGVGDTDDFAKGALLNLLELPDDAWEHTFDLHFYSALRVSRAALPSLVERRGTIINVSSVGARALAAGPADYNVSKAALSALTKVIAEQFGPRGVRAITVSPGPVSTGVWVDPDGFVARLAEAQGVSHESFVEQAMSGLGVTTGRMSTPEEVARLIAFLASPNNITGNEYLVDGGMIKNA; encoded by the coding sequence ATGGATCTGCAACTGACCGGGAAGACGGCCGTCGTCACGGGTGGCAGCAAGGGGATCGGCCTGGCCGTCGTCCGCACCCTGATCGACGAGGGGATGCGCGTGGTCACCGGCTCGCGCACCATCACCCCCGGGCTGAAGGAGACCGGGGCCGTGCCCCTGACCGTCGACCTCACCACCGCGGAAGGGCCGGCCGAGCTCATCGACGGAGCCCTCCACGAGCTCGGCGCCATCGACCTGCTCGTCAACAACGTGGGCGTCGGCGACACGGACGACTTCGCCAAGGGCGCCCTGCTCAACCTGCTCGAGCTGCCGGACGACGCGTGGGAACACACCTTCGACCTGCACTTCTACAGCGCGCTGCGGGTCAGCCGTGCCGCGCTCCCCAGCCTCGTCGAGCGCCGGGGCACGATCATCAACGTCTCGTCGGTCGGAGCGCGCGCCCTCGCAGCGGGCCCCGCCGACTACAACGTCTCCAAGGCCGCGCTCAGCGCCCTCACCAAGGTGATCGCCGAGCAGTTCGGACCGCGGGGCGTCCGTGCGATCACGGTGTCGCCGGGACCGGTGAGCACCGGGGTGTGGGTCGATCCGGACGGCTTCGTGGCCCGCCTGGCGGAGGCGCAGGGCGTCTCCCACGAGTCCTTCGTGGAGCAGGCGATGAGCGGGCTCGGCGTGACGACCGGACGGATGAGCACCCCGGAGGAGGTGGCGCGGCTCATCGCCTTCCTGGCGTCGCCGAACAACATCACCGGCAACGAGTACCTCGTCGACGGCGGAATGATCAAGAACGCGTGA
- a CDS encoding VOC family protein produces MTTLKPGSMLLGTTRPTELRAWYAKALAPESTGEGAIDLGGFLLVIDGRDDVEAKNDQPGRAIINFHVDDFDAVEAQLNAAGAEWISVEDREKGRFGTFADPDGNYLQIIEWKKDA; encoded by the coding sequence ATGACGACCCTGAAGCCCGGCAGCATGCTGCTCGGCACGACCCGTCCCACCGAGCTGCGGGCGTGGTACGCGAAGGCGCTGGCGCCGGAGTCCACCGGCGAGGGCGCGATCGACCTGGGCGGCTTCCTGCTGGTCATCGACGGGCGCGACGACGTCGAGGCGAAGAACGACCAACCGGGCCGCGCGATCATCAACTTCCACGTCGACGACTTCGACGCCGTGGAGGCCCAGCTGAACGCGGCCGGCGCGGAGTGGATCTCGGTCGAGGACCGGGAGAAGGGCCGGTTCGGCACCTTCGCCGACCCCGACGGCAACTACCTCCAGATCATCGAGTGGAAGAAGGACGCCTGA
- a CDS encoding ArsR/SmtB family transcription factor, with the protein MTTERHGSSEPVGDVLAALADPTRRRLLDLLAEQGAGTATTLAERLPVSRQAVVKHLAVLDAAGLVSGNRVGREVRYTVQPAALDATARWMTALAADWDRRLAYIKRIAEEAERNSH; encoded by the coding sequence GTGACCACGGAACGGCACGGGTCGAGCGAGCCGGTCGGCGACGTACTCGCGGCGCTGGCCGACCCGACGCGACGTCGACTGCTCGACCTCCTCGCCGAACAGGGTGCCGGCACCGCGACCACCCTCGCCGAACGACTTCCCGTTTCGCGGCAAGCTGTGGTCAAGCACCTCGCCGTGCTGGATGCCGCCGGGCTGGTCTCGGGAAACCGGGTGGGACGCGAGGTCCGCTACACGGTCCAGCCCGCCGCGCTGGACGCGACCGCGCGGTGGATGACGGCGCTGGCGGCCGACTGGGACCGCAGGCTGGCGTACATCAAGCGGATCGCCGAGGAAGCAGAGCGGAACTCGCATTAG
- the add gene encoding adenosine deaminase, producing the protein MDVELGEFVAGLPKCELHVHLEGTLEPELKLALAERNGVDIGQRTVEEVRGTYRFDSLASFLAVYYPAMDVLVTEQDFYELAHAYLVRAASQNVRYAEVFFDPQVHMGRGVPFEAVVRGYHRALQDAERDLGVAGALIMCIVRDLPADSAMEALDAALPFKDLVLGLGLDSDERGNPPAKFAEVFAKARDEGLHLTMHCDVDQENTTEHIRQALEDIRVERIDHGTNVVEDPRLLEIVRERGVGLTCCPISNGFVTGDMKAAVIARLLRDGVRVTVNSDDPAYFGGYVSENLLALARSADLTPAELVQLERNAFEIAWLPDEQRARYLAELGDYAAL; encoded by the coding sequence ATGGACGTGGAGCTCGGTGAGTTCGTGGCCGGCCTTCCCAAGTGCGAGCTGCACGTGCACCTGGAGGGCACGCTCGAGCCGGAGCTGAAGCTGGCCCTCGCGGAGCGGAACGGGGTGGACATCGGGCAGCGCACGGTCGAGGAGGTCCGCGGCACCTACCGGTTCGACTCGCTGGCGTCGTTCCTCGCCGTCTACTACCCGGCGATGGACGTGCTCGTCACCGAGCAGGACTTCTACGAACTCGCCCACGCCTACCTCGTGCGCGCGGCGTCGCAGAACGTCCGCTACGCCGAGGTGTTCTTCGACCCCCAGGTGCACATGGGGCGCGGGGTGCCGTTCGAGGCCGTGGTCCGCGGCTACCACCGCGCGCTGCAGGACGCCGAACGCGATCTCGGCGTGGCGGGTGCCCTGATCATGTGCATCGTCCGCGATCTCCCCGCCGACAGCGCGATGGAGGCGCTCGACGCCGCGCTGCCGTTCAAGGACCTGGTCCTCGGCCTCGGTCTCGACTCCGACGAGCGGGGCAACCCGCCCGCGAAGTTCGCCGAGGTGTTCGCGAAGGCCCGCGACGAGGGGCTGCACCTCACGATGCACTGCGACGTCGACCAGGAGAACACCACCGAGCACATCCGGCAGGCGCTCGAGGACATCCGGGTCGAGCGCATCGACCACGGCACGAACGTGGTGGAGGACCCGCGGCTGCTGGAGATCGTGCGTGAGCGCGGCGTGGGGCTCACCTGCTGCCCGATCTCCAACGGGTTCGTCACGGGCGACATGAAGGCCGCGGTGATCGCCCGGCTGCTGCGCGATGGTGTCCGCGTCACCGTCAACTCCGACGACCCGGCCTACTTCGGCGGCTACGTCTCCGAGAACCTGCTCGCACTGGCGAGGTCCGCCGACCTCACCCCGGCCGAGCTGGTGCAGCTGGAGCGCAACGCGTTCGAGATCGCCTGGCTGCCGGACGAGCAGCGCGCCCGCTACCTCGCCGAGCTGGGGGACTACGCCGCGCTATAG
- a CDS encoding SRPBCC domain-containing protein: MSADRIESDTLIDASLATVWSLVATPAFWVADEASVAGTVAEEGASLVAKNPNVGEVSVRVEKVEPPTYVAYRWASAFPGEELRADNSTLVEFMLSTEDGKTRLRVVESGFATLGTSEELRDKTVRFNTDGWSQVFDVVRKRAEEPSM, translated from the coding sequence ATGAGTGCGGACCGGATCGAAAGCGACACGCTGATCGACGCCTCCCTGGCAACGGTGTGGTCGCTGGTGGCCACCCCCGCGTTCTGGGTGGCCGACGAGGCGAGTGTGGCGGGGACCGTGGCCGAGGAGGGCGCTTCGCTGGTCGCCAAGAACCCCAATGTCGGCGAGGTCTCGGTGCGCGTCGAGAAGGTGGAGCCGCCCACGTATGTCGCGTACCGCTGGGCGAGTGCGTTCCCCGGGGAGGAGTTGCGGGCCGACAACAGTACGCTCGTCGAGTTCATGTTGAGCACGGAAGACGGCAAGACGCGGCTTCGCGTCGTCGAGAGCGGGTTCGCCACATTGGGCACGTCCGAGGAACTGCGCGACAAGACGGTGCGGTTCAACACCGACGGCTGGTCGCAGGTGTTCGACGTGGTCAGGAAGCGCGCCGAAGAACCCTCGATGTGA
- a CDS encoding SDR family NAD(P)-dependent oxidoreductase: MSGLLLEKKNAVIYGGGGAIGGAVARVFAREGARVFIAGRTQAKLDAVADDVATTGGKVETAQVDVFDQQAVDEHAEAIAATAGSIDIALNAVSVMHDQGTPLADLSLEEFMRPIDGFLRTLFITSKAVARHMGRERPGVVLTLSEPGAKLAVGGILGHGVSAAGKEAFSRLLAAELAPSNIRVVDIRPHAVVDAPAAGSYTKDLFTRSAAAAGQSVQEFFENGMAQGTLLKRLPTLSEIAETAAFLASDRAGAMTGTVANLSAGALVD, from the coding sequence ATGAGTGGCTTGCTGCTCGAGAAGAAGAACGCCGTGATCTACGGCGGCGGGGGCGCCATCGGCGGCGCCGTCGCACGGGTCTTCGCCCGGGAAGGCGCGCGCGTCTTCATCGCCGGGCGGACCCAGGCGAAGCTCGACGCGGTGGCGGACGACGTCGCCACCACGGGCGGAAAGGTCGAGACCGCGCAGGTCGACGTCTTCGACCAACAGGCGGTCGACGAGCACGCCGAGGCGATCGCGGCGACGGCCGGCAGCATCGACATCGCGCTCAACGCCGTCAGCGTCATGCACGACCAGGGAACGCCGCTGGCGGATCTCTCGCTGGAAGAGTTCATGCGGCCGATCGACGGTTTCCTCCGGACGCTGTTCATCACGAGCAAGGCCGTGGCGCGGCACATGGGTCGCGAGCGTCCCGGCGTCGTCCTGACCCTGTCCGAACCGGGTGCCAAGCTGGCCGTGGGCGGCATCCTGGGGCACGGCGTGAGCGCCGCCGGCAAGGAGGCGTTCTCGCGGCTGCTGGCCGCGGAGCTGGCACCGAGCAACATCCGGGTCGTCGACATCCGTCCGCACGCCGTCGTCGATGCGCCGGCAGCGGGTTCCTACACCAAGGACCTCTTCACACGGTCCGCGGCGGCGGCCGGGCAGTCGGTCCAGGAGTTCTTCGAGAACGGGATGGCGCAGGGGACCCTCCTGAAGAGGCTGCCCACGCTCTCCGAGATCGCGGAGACGGCCGCGTTCCTGGCCTCGGATCGCGCTGGAGCCATGACCGGAACGGTCGCCAACCTGTCCGCCGGCGCACTCGTGGACTGA
- a CDS encoding VOC family protein, translating into MIAELKTVAFDARDIGAEADFYTALAGWSRAWTDDDWITMFTPDGWRIAFQLAPDHVPPRWPDPAHPQQAHLDLRVPDIDAAAEKAVALGATLLRRTDTWHTLADPAGHPFDLCLHEEDPNTTVMGVMLDCPDAKVLSTFYSELTGKPITYEAPGAAMIGEDGKRPILFQQVEEYHAPQWPDPGHPQQVHLDLLVERADLESAEQAVLGIGATRLPAGGDNWRVYADPAGKPFCFTWEDGS; encoded by the coding sequence ATGATCGCCGAGCTGAAGACGGTGGCGTTCGACGCGCGGGACATCGGCGCCGAGGCCGACTTCTACACCGCGCTCGCCGGCTGGTCACGAGCTTGGACCGACGACGACTGGATCACGATGTTCACGCCGGACGGCTGGCGCATCGCGTTCCAGCTCGCGCCCGACCACGTTCCGCCGCGCTGGCCCGACCCGGCCCACCCGCAGCAGGCGCACCTCGACCTGCGCGTACCCGACATCGACGCGGCCGCCGAGAAGGCGGTGGCGCTCGGCGCCACGCTGCTCCGCCGCACCGACACCTGGCACACCCTCGCCGACCCGGCCGGCCACCCGTTCGACCTCTGCCTGCACGAGGAGGACCCGAACACCACGGTGATGGGCGTGATGCTCGACTGCCCCGACGCGAAGGTGCTCAGCACGTTCTACTCCGAGCTGACCGGCAAACCGATCACCTACGAGGCGCCCGGCGCCGCGATGATCGGCGAGGACGGCAAGAGGCCCATCCTGTTCCAGCAGGTCGAGGAGTACCACGCGCCGCAGTGGCCGGACCCGGGGCACCCGCAGCAGGTCCACCTCGACCTGCTCGTCGAGCGCGCCGACCTGGAGTCGGCGGAGCAGGCGGTGCTCGGGATCGGTGCGACGAGGCTGCCCGCCGGCGGGGACAACTGGCGGGTCTACGCCGACCCCGCCGGCAAGCCGTTCTGCTTCACCTGGGAGGACGGCAGCTGA